A window of the Streptomyces sp. Ag109_O5-10 genome harbors these coding sequences:
- a CDS encoding aspartate kinase: MGLVVQKYGGSSVADAEGIKRVAKRIVEAKKNGNQVVVVVSAMGDTTDELIDLAEQVSPMPAGREFDMLLTAGERISMALLAMAIKNLGHEAQSFTGSQAGVITDSVHNKARIIDVTPGRIRTALDEGNIAIVAGFQGVSADKKDITTLGRGGSDTTAVALAAALDAEVCEIYTDVDGVFTADPRVVTKARKIDWISFEDMLELAASGSKVLLHRCVEYARRYNIPIHVRSSFSGLQGTWVSSKPIGDKKVEQAIISGVAHDTSEAKVTVVGVPDKPGEAAAIFRTIADAQINIDMVVQNVSAAATGLTDISFTLPKTEGRKAIDALERNRSGIGFDSLRYDDQIGKISLVGAGMKTNPGVTASFFEALSDAGVNIELISTSEIRISVVTRADDVPEAVRAVHTAFGLDSDTDEAVVYGGTGR; this comes from the coding sequence GTGGGCCTTGTCGTGCAGAAGTACGGAGGCTCCTCCGTTGCCGATGCCGAGGGCATCAAGCGCGTCGCCAAGCGAATCGTGGAAGCGAAGAAGAACGGCAACCAGGTGGTTGTCGTTGTTTCCGCGATGGGCGACACGACGGACGAGCTGATCGATCTCGCCGAGCAGGTATCCCCGATGCCTGCCGGGCGTGAGTTCGACATGCTGCTGACCGCCGGAGAGCGTATCTCCATGGCACTGCTGGCCATGGCGATCAAAAACCTGGGCCACGAGGCCCAGTCGTTCACCGGCAGCCAGGCAGGCGTCATCACCGACTCGGTCCACAACAAAGCCCGGATCATCGACGTCACGCCGGGGCGGATCAGGACGGCGCTCGACGAGGGCAACATCGCGATCGTGGCCGGGTTCCAGGGCGTCAGCGCGGACAAGAAGGACATCACCACGCTGGGGCGCGGCGGGTCCGACACGACCGCCGTGGCCCTCGCCGCCGCGCTGGACGCCGAGGTCTGCGAGATCTACACCGACGTCGACGGTGTGTTCACCGCCGACCCGCGCGTGGTGACGAAGGCGCGGAAGATCGACTGGATCTCCTTCGAGGACATGCTGGAGCTCGCCGCCTCCGGTTCCAAGGTGCTCCTCCACCGCTGTGTGGAGTACGCCCGCCGCTACAACATCCCGATCCACGTCCGGTCCAGCTTCAGCGGACTGCAGGGCACGTGGGTCAGCAGCAAGCCGATTGGGGACAAGAAGGTGGAGCAGGCCATCATCTCCGGTGTCGCGCACGACACCTCCGAGGCCAAGGTCACGGTCGTCGGGGTGCCCGACAAGCCGGGCGAGGCCGCCGCCATCTTCCGGACCATCGCCGATGCCCAGATCAACATCGACATGGTCGTGCAGAACGTGTCCGCCGCCGCCACCGGCCTGACGGACATCTCCTTCACGCTCCCGAAGACCGAGGGCCGCAAGGCCATCGACGCGCTGGAGCGCAACCGGTCGGGCATCGGCTTCGACTCGCTGCGCTACGACGACCAGATCGGCAAGATCTCGCTGGTCGGCGCGGGCATGAAGACCAACCCGGGGGTCACCGCGTCGTTCTTCGAGGCGCTCAGCGACGCCGGGGTCAACATCGAGCTGATCTCGACCTCGGAGATCCGCATCTCGGTCGTCACCCGGGCCGACGACGTGCCGGAGGCCGTGCGCGCCGTGCACACCGCCTTCGGTCTCGACTCCGACACCGACGAGGCCGTCGTCTACGGGGGCACCGGCCGATGA
- a CDS encoding DUF5063 domain-containing protein → MSDATLHATAQNPDDFVVQIADQVESFLVAVMEVSKGDEPDSAVPFLLLEVSQLLLAGGRLGAHEDIVPDERYEPDPGPEPDVDQLRENFGRLLEPVDVYSEVFDPYEPRKAPVPARISDDLADIITDLRHGMAHYRAGRTTEALWWWQFSYFSNWGPTASAVLRALQSVLIHVRLNQPLEELDGLDTDQATMGDETLEFEAGQVMQQEIGGSLGVRSSAK, encoded by the coding sequence ATGTCTGACGCCACGCTGCACGCGACCGCGCAGAACCCCGACGACTTCGTGGTCCAGATCGCCGACCAGGTGGAGAGCTTCCTGGTGGCCGTGATGGAGGTGTCGAAGGGCGACGAGCCGGACTCGGCGGTCCCCTTCCTCCTCCTGGAGGTCTCCCAGCTGCTGCTGGCCGGCGGCCGTCTCGGCGCGCACGAGGACATCGTTCCCGACGAACGCTACGAGCCGGACCCGGGTCCGGAGCCGGACGTCGACCAGCTCCGCGAGAACTTCGGACGCCTCCTCGAGCCCGTCGACGTCTACTCCGAGGTCTTCGACCCGTACGAACCCCGCAAGGCGCCCGTCCCGGCCCGGATCTCGGACGACCTGGCCGACATCATCACCGACCTCCGCCACGGCATGGCCCACTACCGCGCGGGCCGCACCACGGAGGCCCTGTGGTGGTGGCAGTTCTCCTACTTCTCCAACTGGGGCCCCACCGCCTCCGCGGTGCTGCGCGCCCTGCAGTCCGTCCTGATCCACGTCCGCCTCAACCAGCCCCTGGAGGAACTGGACGGCCTCGACACCGACCAGGCCACCATGGGCGACGAAACCCTGGAGTTCGAGGCGGGCCAGGTCATGCAGCAGGAGATCGGCGGCTCGCTGGGCGTGCGGTCCTCCGCCAAGTAG
- the recR gene encoding recombination mediator RecR, protein MYEGVVQDLIDELGRLPGVGPKSAQRIAFHILQAEPTDVRRLAQALLEVKAKVRFCATCGNVAQEELCNICRDTRRDPTVICVVEEPKDVVAIERTREFRGRYHVLGGAISPIEGVGPDDLRIRELLARLADGTVTELILATDPNLEGEATATYLARMIKPMGLKVTRLASGLPVGGDLEYADEVTLGRAFEGRRLLDV, encoded by the coding sequence TTGTACGAAGGCGTGGTCCAGGACCTCATCGACGAGCTGGGGCGGTTGCCCGGCGTCGGTCCGAAGAGCGCGCAGCGGATCGCCTTCCACATCCTGCAGGCGGAGCCGACGGACGTACGGCGTCTCGCGCAGGCCCTCCTGGAGGTGAAGGCGAAGGTCCGCTTCTGCGCGACCTGCGGCAACGTGGCACAGGAGGAACTGTGCAACATCTGCCGCGACACCCGCCGCGACCCGACGGTGATCTGTGTGGTGGAGGAGCCGAAGGACGTCGTCGCGATCGAGCGCACGCGTGAGTTCCGCGGCCGGTACCACGTGCTCGGCGGCGCGATCAGCCCGATCGAGGGCGTCGGCCCCGACGACCTGCGGATAAGGGAGCTGCTGGCCCGCCTGGCCGACGGCACGGTGACCGAGCTGATCCTCGCCACGGACCCGAACCTGGAGGGCGAGGCGACCGCCACCTACCTCGCCCGCATGATCAAACCCATGGGCCTGAAGGTCACCCGCCTGGCCAGCGGCCTCCCGGTGGGTGGCGACCTGGAATACGCGGACGAGGTCACGCTCGGCCGCGCCTTCGAGGGGAGACGACTCCTAGATGTCTGA
- a CDS encoding YbaB/EbfC family nucleoid-associated protein, which yields MIPGGGQPNMQQLLQQAQKMQQDLARAQEELAGTEVEGQAGGGLVRATVTGSGELRALKIDPKAVDPEDTETLADLVVAAVQAANENAQALQQQKLGPLAQGLGGGSGIPGLPF from the coding sequence GTGATCCCCGGTGGTGGCCAGCCCAACATGCAGCAGCTGCTCCAGCAGGCCCAGAAGATGCAGCAGGACCTGGCACGAGCCCAGGAGGAGCTGGCGGGCACGGAGGTCGAAGGACAGGCCGGCGGCGGCCTGGTACGGGCCACCGTGACCGGTTCCGGCGAGCTGCGCGCGCTGAAGATCGACCCGAAGGCGGTGGACCCGGAGGACACCGAGACCCTCGCCGACCTGGTCGTCGCGGCGGTCCAGGCGGCCAACGAGAACGCCCAGGCGCTCCAGCAGCAGAAGCTCGGCCCGCTGGCGCAGGGTCTGGGCGGCGGCAGCGGCATCCCCGGCCTGCCGTTCTGA
- a CDS encoding SLATT domain-containing protein, with translation MGQPEMQPEGLPQDGRGGEGAAGLRPGDLTGRAFPLGDWGEPAERLDELYRWVERGALETARWYLADRVWKRRGARALRCGAAVGATLGAALPLLDLTGVVGGVAPWGYLALLLAVSCVGVDRFFGVTSGWIRDMATAQAVQRRLQVLQFDWASESVREVLGPAEGTASEAAERCLAVLRRFSEDVTELVRTETADWMVEFRTGPAPLGMQATVTAGPRADAGHLNGRFPLPPGPNGARPNMPRQRPPEPR, from the coding sequence GTGGGTCAGCCGGAGATGCAGCCCGAGGGACTGCCTCAGGACGGGCGGGGCGGCGAGGGTGCGGCCGGACTGCGGCCGGGCGATCTGACCGGGCGGGCCTTCCCGCTCGGGGACTGGGGTGAGCCGGCCGAGCGGCTCGACGAGCTGTACCGGTGGGTGGAGCGCGGCGCGCTGGAGACCGCCCGGTGGTATCTGGCGGACCGGGTCTGGAAGCGGCGCGGAGCGCGGGCGCTGCGGTGCGGGGCGGCGGTGGGGGCGACGCTCGGGGCGGCGCTGCCGCTCCTCGACCTCACCGGGGTGGTGGGCGGGGTCGCGCCGTGGGGATATCTCGCGCTGCTGCTGGCGGTGTCCTGCGTCGGCGTCGACCGGTTCTTCGGGGTGACGTCCGGATGGATAAGGGACATGGCGACCGCGCAGGCCGTGCAGCGGCGGTTGCAGGTGCTGCAGTTCGACTGGGCGTCGGAGAGCGTGCGGGAGGTGCTGGGTCCGGCGGAGGGCACGGCGAGCGAGGCGGCCGAGCGGTGCCTCGCGGTGCTGCGGAGGTTCTCGGAGGACGTGACCGAGCTGGTCCGTACGGAGACGGCCGACTGGATGGTGGAGTTCCGGACGGGTCCTGCGCCGCTGGGCATGCAGGCGACGGTGACGGCGGGGCCGCGGGCCGATGCGGGGCATCTGAACGGACGGTTTCCGCTGCCACCGGGGCCGAACGGGGCCCGGCCGAACATGCCCAGGCAGCGGCCGCCGGAGCCGCGGTGA